From Pseudobacteroides sp., the proteins below share one genomic window:
- a CDS encoding DNA topoisomerase III, with product MGRILVLTEKPSVGRDIAKVLNCNQNANGYISGSKYIVTWALGHLVTLADPEVYSDRYKSWKLEDLPMLPDRMELVVIKETAKQFKVVKELLKRDDIDELVIATDAGREGELVARWIIKKSGFKKPIKRLWISSQTDKSIRDGFNNLKPSKEYDNLYRSAQCRAEADWLVGLNITRALTCKYNAQLSAGRVQTPTLAMIVERENEINRFVPKDYWTIEAKVNGFYLRWQDKASGQSRIFDKSKADTIVAKLNNKMATVADIRKETKKEPPPLAYDLTELQRDANKRFGYSAKQTLSIMQRLYEMHKIVTYPRTDSRYITDDIVPTLPDRLKSIAVGPYAEHVRQIMRNKIVVTKRFADNSKVTDHHAIIPTEQYVNLGALSQEERSIFDLIAKRFIAVLSPPFEYEQTTIKADVQGESLYAKGKIVKSKGWKSIYDGSAYDDSEEDEDKDQSLPDVKKNESLKILSVRTVNGKTKPPARYTEATLLSAMENPGKFIDNKALKEAIENTSGLGTPATRADIIEKLFSSFYVEKRGKEIFPTSKGVQLIGLVPQDLKSPELTAKWELQLSHISKGKSNPDLFIKDMKGYATKLVRDCVTSSAAYTHDNMTRERCPECGKYLLDVKGKKGKMLVCSDRECGFRKSVSLVSNARCPECHKKMEIRGEDEKKSFYCACGYRERVSDFTERKKSEVNKKEVSKILNMQNKSESINSALADALAKFKK from the coding sequence ATGGGACGAATTTTAGTGCTAACGGAAAAACCTTCTGTTGGTAGGGATATTGCAAAGGTATTAAATTGTAATCAAAATGCCAACGGGTATATTTCCGGTTCAAAATATATTGTAACATGGGCATTGGGTCACCTTGTGACTCTTGCAGATCCAGAGGTTTACAGTGACAGGTACAAGTCCTGGAAGCTGGAGGATTTGCCAATGCTTCCCGACAGGATGGAGCTTGTAGTTATAAAGGAAACAGCAAAACAGTTTAAAGTGGTAAAAGAGCTTTTGAAGAGGGATGACATAGACGAACTGGTTATTGCTACCGATGCCGGACGTGAGGGAGAACTGGTGGCAAGGTGGATTATTAAGAAGTCAGGCTTTAAAAAACCTATTAAAAGACTCTGGATATCTTCACAGACAGATAAGTCCATAAGGGATGGATTTAATAATCTTAAACCGTCAAAGGAATATGACAATCTGTACAGATCGGCACAGTGCAGAGCTGAAGCTGATTGGCTGGTTGGTCTTAACATTACAAGGGCACTTACATGCAAGTATAACGCTCAGCTTTCGGCAGGAAGGGTGCAGACCCCGACATTGGCCATGATTGTTGAAAGGGAGAACGAGATAAACAGGTTTGTTCCGAAGGATTATTGGACTATTGAGGCTAAAGTCAATGGGTTTTATTTAAGGTGGCAGGACAAGGCTTCAGGGCAGTCAAGGATATTTGACAAGTCTAAAGCCGATACAATAGTGGCCAAGCTGAACAATAAAATGGCCACTGTCGCGGATATAAGAAAGGAAACTAAGAAGGAGCCGCCGCCTCTTGCGTATGATCTGACCGAGCTCCAGAGAGATGCCAACAAAAGGTTTGGCTATTCGGCAAAGCAAACATTATCCATTATGCAGAGATTATATGAAATGCATAAGATTGTAACATACCCTAGAACTGATTCAAGGTATATAACCGATGATATTGTTCCAACATTGCCCGACAGGCTGAAAAGCATCGCAGTAGGTCCGTATGCAGAGCATGTACGCCAAATAATGAGGAACAAAATAGTTGTAACAAAAAGGTTTGCGGACAACAGCAAGGTTACAGACCACCATGCAATAATCCCAACGGAGCAGTATGTAAACCTTGGTGCATTGAGTCAGGAAGAGAGAAGCATTTTTGATCTGATAGCAAAGAGATTTATCGCGGTACTAAGCCCTCCCTTTGAGTATGAGCAAACCACCATAAAGGCAGATGTCCAGGGAGAGAGTCTATACGCGAAGGGTAAGATTGTAAAATCCAAGGGCTGGAAATCCATATATGACGGGAGTGCATATGATGACAGCGAGGAGGATGAGGATAAAGATCAATCTCTTCCCGATGTTAAAAAGAATGAAAGCCTTAAGATACTGTCTGTAAGGACAGTTAACGGCAAGACCAAGCCGCCTGCCCGCTATACTGAGGCAACACTTCTTTCGGCAATGGAAAACCCGGGCAAGTTTATAGATAATAAGGCCTTAAAGGAAGCTATAGAAAACACATCAGGTCTTGGTACTCCCGCTACAAGGGCAGACATTATTGAAAAGCTGTTCAGCTCTTTTTATGTAGAGAAAAGAGGCAAGGAGATTTTTCCTACTTCCAAGGGAGTACAGCTTATAGGATTGGTACCTCAGGACTTAAAATCACCCGAGCTTACTGCCAAATGGGAACTTCAGCTTTCCCATATCAGCAAGGGAAAATCCAACCCTGATTTGTTTATTAAAGATATGAAAGGTTATGCCACAAAGCTGGTAAGGGATTGTGTTACCAGTTCTGCTGCTTACACTCATGACAACATGACAAGGGAAAGATGTCCTGAATGCGGCAAGTACCTATTGGATGTAAAAGGGAAAAAAGGGAAGATGCTTGTGTGTTCAGATCGTGAATGTGGCTTTAGGAAATCAGTGTCCCTGGTTTCCAATGCAAGATGCCCCGAGTGTCATAAGAAAATGGAGATAAGGGGAGAGGATGAAAAGAAATCTTTCTATTGTGCTTGCGGATACAGAGAGAGGGTTTCGGATTTTACCGAAAGAAAGAAAAGTGAAGTAAATAAGAAAGAGGTAAGCAAGATTTTAAATATGCAGAATAAGTCTGAAAGCATTAATTCTGCTTTAGCAGATGCATTAGCCAAGTTTAAGAAGTGA
- a CDS encoding AraC family transcriptional regulator translates to MDYRKELLREEYRSRINKVQDYIEANICEELSVVKLAEVANFSPYHFHRIFSAMTGESLYQHIQRIRLEKSASTLVANPKKSITEVAYECGFTNQASFARAFKKYFNVSAGEWRKNPRLYKSKNCKMDSNLGKENAKDFPYNKDAVKNFYWREKYMSNIRFSVEVKEMPELSVVYIRNTGSYKGDQTLFDRLFGKLYTWADARGLINFPETKMITVYHDNPEITEENNLRISACMTAPEDTQVDGEIGKMKISGGKYAIGHFEIKGDQYQDAWNTICGEWFPESGYQPDEGPCFELYLNDHNQHPEKMHIVDIYVPVKPL, encoded by the coding sequence ATGGATTATAGAAAAGAATTGCTTCGTGAGGAATACAGGTCAAGAATTAACAAGGTTCAGGATTATATAGAAGCCAATATTTGCGAGGAATTGTCTGTAGTAAAACTTGCTGAGGTTGCAAATTTTTCTCCGTATCATTTTCACAGAATATTCAGTGCAATGACGGGGGAATCTCTTTATCAGCATATTCAGAGGATTCGTCTGGAAAAATCAGCTAGTACTCTTGTTGCAAACCCTAAAAAGTCTATTACAGAAGTAGCATATGAATGCGGTTTTACAAATCAAGCTTCCTTTGCAAGGGCGTTTAAGAAATATTTTAACGTAAGTGCAGGAGAATGGAGAAAGAATCCCAGGTTATATAAAAGCAAGAATTGCAAAATGGATAGCAATTTGGGAAAAGAAAATGCTAAAGATTTTCCTTACAATAAAGATGCAGTGAAAAATTTTTATTGGAGGGAAAAATATATGTCAAACATTAGATTCAGTGTAGAAGTAAAGGAAATGCCTGAGTTAAGCGTTGTGTATATCAGGAATACGGGGTCTTACAAGGGAGACCAAACCTTGTTCGACAGACTTTTTGGTAAGTTATATACTTGGGCTGATGCCAGAGGCCTTATCAATTTCCCGGAAACTAAGATGATTACGGTATATCATGACAACCCGGAGATTACAGAGGAAAACAACTTAAGAATCAGTGCTTGCATGACAGCTCCTGAAGACACTCAGGTAGATGGTGAAATCGGCAAGATGAAAATCTCAGGGGGTAAATATGCAATAGGGCATTTTGAAATAAAAGGTGACCAATATCAGGATGCGTGGAATACCATATGCGGTGAGTGGTTTCCTGAAAGTGGGTACCAGCCTGATGAAGGTCCGTGCTTTGAGCTCTATTTAAATGACCACAATCAGCATCCTGAGAAGATGCATATAGTGGATATTTATGTCCCGGTCAAGCCGCTGTGA
- a CDS encoding DUF1287 domain-containing protein, whose protein sequence is MRKLIISGVLCISLAAIGVSIFSYYNYHNPLYYIRNPISVENLKFDMDKDSDGVNDLDDIVEGARKEITNNTKYKDGYFDGGYPPPSEGVCTDVIWRSLKNAGYDLKALMDIDIRKNLKDYANRITKPDPNIDFRRVKNQLVFFRKYAKSLTLDVIPYDKENLSNWQRGDIVILNTPETDHVAVISDKRRKDGVPYILHNASTYAMEENLLLKWSKKKYIIGHFRFPKN, encoded by the coding sequence ATGAGGAAGCTTATTATTTCAGGGGTGCTGTGTATATCACTGGCAGCTATCGGTGTTTCAATCTTCAGCTACTATAACTACCATAACCCGCTTTATTATATAAGAAACCCTATATCTGTTGAAAATCTTAAATTTGATATGGACAAGGATTCTGATGGAGTCAATGACCTTGACGATATTGTTGAAGGAGCAAGAAAGGAAATAACCAACAATACCAAGTATAAAGATGGGTATTTTGATGGAGGATACCCTCCTCCAAGTGAGGGTGTATGCACCGATGTGATTTGGAGATCCCTTAAAAATGCGGGCTATGACTTAAAAGCCCTTATGGATATTGACATAAGGAAGAACCTAAAGGATTATGCCAACAGAATTACCAAGCCTGACCCTAACATTGACTTCCGTCGGGTAAAAAACCAGCTTGTATTTTTTAGAAAATATGCAAAAAGCCTTACACTTGATGTTATCCCTTACGACAAAGAAAATTTATCAAACTGGCAAAGGGGAGACATAGTTATTCTAAATACACCTGAAACCGATCACGTTGCAGTAATATCCGACAAGAGAAGAAAAGACGGTGTACCTTATATACTGCACAACGCAAGTACATATGCAATGGAAGAAAATCTGCTTTTGAAGTGGAGCAAGAAGAAATATATTATAGGGCATTTCAGGTTTCCCAAGAATTGA
- the rfbF gene encoding glucose-1-phosphate cytidylyltransferase, whose amino-acid sequence MKAVILCGGKGLRMGYDSTFTCKPLVKVGGMPILWHIMKYYKEFNIDEFVLCLGFNQEAIKDYFVNMDWRNNDFRLKTHKNGMKISSLNSPESWNIIFADTGPETMTGGRIKRIQKYIDEDEFMLTYGDGVSDVDIDALYEFHKQKGRIATVTAIRPRSGYGVMEVEEGVVTKFEEKPIMDRWINAGFFVLNKRVFDYLSDDEQCVWEEEPLRQLVLGRELAVYQHDGFWQPLDTVKDVQLINEMWKNNKRPWANWE is encoded by the coding sequence TTGAAGGCTGTAATTCTATGTGGGGGAAAAGGCCTTAGAATGGGCTATGATTCCACTTTTACCTGCAAACCGCTTGTAAAAGTTGGGGGGATGCCAATACTATGGCATATTATGAAGTACTATAAGGAGTTTAATATTGATGAGTTTGTGCTTTGTCTCGGTTTCAATCAGGAGGCGATAAAGGACTATTTTGTCAATATGGACTGGAGAAATAATGATTTTCGTCTGAAGACCCATAAAAATGGAATGAAAATAAGTAGTTTAAATTCACCGGAAAGCTGGAACATAATATTCGCCGACACAGGGCCTGAAACAATGACCGGAGGCAGGATAAAAAGGATACAGAAGTATATTGATGAGGATGAGTTTATGCTGACATATGGTGACGGAGTATCTGATGTAGATATAGATGCACTTTATGAATTCCATAAACAAAAGGGTAGAATTGCAACCGTAACAGCAATCAGGCCAAGATCAGGTTATGGAGTTATGGAGGTAGAGGAAGGCGTAGTAACAAAATTTGAGGAGAAGCCAATAATGGACAGATGGATAAATGCCGGTTTCTTCGTTTTAAATAAGAGAGTATTTGATTATTTAAGTGATGATGAACAATGTGTATGGGAAGAGGAACCTTTAAGACAACTGGTTCTGGGCAGGGAGCTTGCCGTATATCAGCATGATGGTTTCTGGCAGCCCCTTGATACAGTAAAAGACGTGCAGCTTATAAACGAAATGTGGAAGAACAATAAAAGACCATGGGCCAATTGGGAATAG